In a genomic window of Pseudomonadota bacterium:
- a CDS encoding VWA domain-containing protein: protein MTQVLSNFIKALRASDVRVSTAESIDAAAALALVGFEHRTLIKEALGQVLAKTPDDKSRFNDCFERFFTFEDLAGDSAPGDEQATGDDQREGAPGEDGGQGGSGGGGDGGLAAMLERGDGPALQQALASAARNVQLQNIRLFTQRGMYIRRILEDMGIEPLDDLLFALLKANDDDPRALRLKEQKARLVENVAGLVDRQMLMYTANAWPKLREEVLQKTPLARIEIRDFKVMQELVRKLAKRLVSLHSRRRHVSKRGQLDVRHTIRKNIEYDGLLFDTVWKRVRVDRPKVIAVCDVSGSVAQVARFLLLFLYSVAEVLPKVRAFAFSSHLGEVTGLFESKPVEDAVVETINTYGMGSTDYGGALAELERLTLADIDQRTTVIILGDARSNYGDAGERSLRRIHERARRVLWLNPEPMAFWNSGDSEMQKLGAACDKVESCRTLKHLERVVSEIARTAI, encoded by the coding sequence GTGACCCAGGTGCTGTCCAATTTCATCAAGGCGCTGCGCGCCAGCGATGTGCGCGTATCGACCGCCGAAAGCATCGACGCGGCGGCGGCGCTGGCGCTGGTGGGCTTCGAGCATCGCACGCTGATCAAGGAAGCGCTCGGCCAGGTGCTGGCCAAGACGCCCGACGACAAGTCGCGTTTCAACGACTGCTTCGAACGTTTCTTCACGTTCGAAGATCTCGCCGGCGACAGCGCGCCGGGCGACGAGCAGGCCACCGGCGATGACCAGCGCGAGGGCGCGCCGGGCGAAGACGGTGGCCAGGGCGGCAGCGGTGGCGGCGGCGACGGTGGACTTGCCGCCATGCTCGAGCGCGGCGACGGCCCGGCCCTGCAACAGGCGCTGGCCAGCGCCGCGCGCAACGTGCAGCTGCAGAACATCCGCCTGTTCACCCAGCGCGGCATGTACATTCGCCGCATCCTCGAGGACATGGGCATCGAGCCGCTGGACGATCTCCTGTTCGCGCTGCTGAAGGCCAACGACGACGACCCGCGCGCGCTGCGCCTCAAGGAACAGAAGGCGCGCCTGGTCGAGAACGTCGCCGGGCTCGTCGACCGCCAGATGCTGATGTACACCGCCAACGCCTGGCCCAAGCTGCGCGAGGAAGTACTGCAGAAAACGCCATTGGCGCGCATCGAGATCCGTGACTTCAAGGTCATGCAGGAACTGGTGCGCAAGCTCGCCAAGCGCCTGGTGTCCCTGCATTCGCGCCGCCGTCACGTGTCGAAGCGCGGCCAGCTCGATGTGCGTCACACCATCCGCAAGAACATCGAGTACGACGGCCTGCTGTTCGACACGGTGTGGAAACGGGTGCGCGTGGACCGGCCCAAGGTCATCGCGGTGTGTGACGTGTCGGGCTCGGTGGCGCAGGTCGCGCGCTTCCTGCTCTTGTTCCTGTACAGCGTCGCCGAGGTGCTGCCCAAGGTGCGGGCCTTCGCGTTCTCCAGCCATCTCGGAGAAGTGACCGGCCTGTTCGAATCCAAGCCGGTGGAAGACGCGGTGGTGGAAACCATCAACACCTACGGCATGGGCTCGACCGACTACGGCGGCGCGCTGGCTGAACTAGAACGCCTGACCCTTGCCGACATCGACCAGCGCACCACCGTCATCATCCTCGGCGACGCGCGCTCCAACTACGGCGATGCCGGCGAACGCTCGCTGCGCCGCATCCACGAACGCGCACGCCGCGTGCTGTGGCTGAACCCGGAACCGATGGCGTTCTGGAATTCGGGTGATTCGGAAATGCAGAAACTGGGCGCGGCCTGCGACAAGGTCGAGAGCTGCCGCACCTTGAAGCACCTGGAAAGAGTGGTGAGCGAAATCGCGCGCACGGCGATTTGA
- the napH gene encoding quinol dehydrogenase ferredoxin subunit NapH — protein sequence MPDAVAARADTRGFLQRQRWLLLRRASQFALLGLFLLGPWFGVWWVKGNLAASLWFDFVPLEDPYIALQSVLATHHVTRTALLGAALVTLFYALVGGRVYCSWVCPVNVITDLAHWCRERLHLPPGWRPQRALRYWLLAMTLVVAALGGGIAWELVNPVTMVQRALVFGMGLAWTIVLAVFLFDLLVSRRGWCGHLCPVGAFYALVGRGAALRIAADKREACTDCGDCFAVCPEPQVITPALRGSGDATRLVLDSACTNCGRCIDVCADDVFKFTLRPLYRGDRDGAATQGP from the coding sequence ATGCCGGACGCCGTCGCGGCCCGCGCCGATACGCGCGGTTTCTTGCAGCGCCAGCGTTGGCTGCTGCTGCGCCGTGCCAGCCAGTTCGCGCTGCTCGGCCTGTTCCTGCTCGGCCCCTGGTTCGGCGTGTGGTGGGTGAAGGGCAATCTCGCCGCCAGCCTGTGGTTCGACTTCGTGCCGCTCGAAGATCCCTACATCGCCCTGCAATCGGTGCTCGCCACCCATCACGTGACGCGCACCGCGCTGCTCGGCGCCGCGCTGGTCACGCTGTTCTACGCGCTGGTGGGCGGGCGCGTGTATTGCTCGTGGGTTTGTCCGGTCAACGTCATCACCGACCTCGCGCACTGGTGCCGTGAACGCCTGCACCTGCCACCCGGCTGGCGGCCGCAGCGCGCGCTGCGTTACTGGCTGCTGGCAATGACACTGGTGGTGGCGGCGCTCGGCGGTGGCATCGCCTGGGAACTGGTCAATCCCGTCACCATGGTGCAACGCGCGCTGGTGTTCGGCATGGGCCTGGCGTGGACCATCGTGCTGGCGGTATTTCTTTTCGATCTGCTGGTCAGCCGGCGCGGCTGGTGTGGCCACCTGTGTCCGGTCGGCGCCTTCTATGCGCTCGTCGGCCGCGGCGCGGCGCTGCGCATCGCCGCCGATAAACGCGAGGCCTGCACCGACTGCGGTGACTGCTTCGCGGTGTGTCCCGAGCCGCAGGTCATCACGCCGGCGCTGCGCGGCAGCGGCGACGCCACGCGCCTGGTATTGGACAGCGCCTGCACCAACTGCGGGCGCTGCATCGACGTGTGCGCCGACGATGTCTTCAAATTCACGCTCCGGCCGCTCTACCGGGGCGACCGCGACGGCGCCGCGACGCAGGGACCATGA
- the napG gene encoding ferredoxin-type protein NapG: protein MSNHNERKAIHDPDRRRMLTRGAQAAGAVSLVGLLLGSYAEQAASRPIGALRPPGALAEDDFLGACVRCGLCVRDCPYDTLKLAPFGASLATGTPYFVARDVPCYMCKDIPCVAACPTDALSKQLTDIRDADMGVAVVVGTDTCYSINGIAHCQACYLACPIKDEAITMEMKQDGKRVYFEPTVHREQCTGCGKCEKDCVVEQAAIKVLPRALVRHDLGLNPA from the coding sequence ATGTCCAACCACAACGAACGCAAGGCAATTCACGATCCCGACCGGCGCCGCATGCTCACGCGTGGCGCGCAGGCCGCCGGCGCGGTCAGCCTGGTCGGCCTGCTGCTCGGCAGTTATGCCGAACAGGCGGCCTCGCGTCCCATCGGTGCGCTGCGTCCTCCCGGTGCGCTGGCGGAAGATGATTTCCTCGGCGCCTGCGTGCGCTGCGGACTGTGCGTGCGCGACTGCCCCTACGACACCTTGAAGCTCGCGCCCTTCGGCGCCTCGCTCGCCACCGGCACGCCCTACTTCGTGGCGCGCGACGTACCCTGTTACATGTGCAAGGACATACCCTGCGTGGCGGCCTGTCCGACCGATGCGCTGTCGAAACAGCTCACCGACATTCGCGACGCCGACATGGGCGTGGCGGTGGTGGTCGGTACCGACACCTGTTACAGCATCAATGGCATCGCCCATTGCCAGGCCTGTTACCTCGCCTGCCCGATCAAGGACGAGGCCATCACCATGGAAATGAAACAGGACGGCAAGCGCGTGTATTTCGAGCCGACCGTGCATCGCGAACAATGCACCGGCTGCGGCAAGTGCGAAAAGGATTGCGTGGTGGAGCAAGCCGCCATCAAGGTCTTGCCGCGCGCCCTGGTGCGGCACGACCTCGGTCTCAATCCCGCTTGA
- a CDS encoding MoxR family ATPase yields the protein MSTANPTAALAALADIQRGFQSSGYIASDAIATCVYIAQALSKPILVEGPPGVGKTELANATAKLLDKPLIRLQCYEGLDESKALYEWKYGKQLLYTQVLKEKLGDLMQGAQGLKESIARLHEFDDTFFNEEFLEPRPLLKALWAPQGAVLLIDEIDKSDQEFEAFLLELLQDYQISIPEIGTVKAKQPPVVFLTSNNTREIGDALKRRCLHLYIPFPDAKLEQRIIESRVPALEAGLRTQLVAFVQSLRGLDLKKVPAVSETIDWARTLLLLHAAELEPALVRQTLNVLLKFQDDIEHVDAEVPALTRQAAKNA from the coding sequence GTGAGCACCGCCAACCCCACTGCCGCCCTCGCGGCGCTTGCCGACATTCAACGCGGCTTCCAAAGTTCAGGCTATATCGCCAGCGACGCCATCGCGACCTGCGTCTACATCGCGCAGGCCCTGTCCAAGCCCATCCTGGTCGAAGGACCGCCCGGCGTCGGCAAGACCGAGTTGGCGAATGCCACCGCCAAGCTGCTCGACAAGCCGCTCATCCGCCTGCAGTGCTACGAGGGCCTGGACGAATCGAAGGCCCTGTACGAATGGAAGTACGGCAAGCAGCTGCTCTACACCCAGGTGCTGAAGGAAAAGCTCGGCGACCTCATGCAGGGCGCGCAGGGTCTGAAGGAATCCATCGCGCGCCTGCATGAATTTGACGACACCTTCTTCAACGAGGAATTCCTCGAGCCGCGGCCGCTGTTGAAAGCGCTGTGGGCGCCACAGGGCGCGGTGCTCCTGATCGACGAAATCGACAAGTCCGACCAGGAGTTCGAGGCCTTCCTGCTCGAGCTCCTGCAGGACTACCAGATTTCGATCCCGGAGATTGGCACGGTCAAGGCCAAGCAGCCGCCGGTGGTGTTCCTGACCTCGAACAACACGCGCGAGATCGGCGATGCCTTGAAGCGCCGCTGCCTGCATCTCTACATCCCCTTCCCGGACGCCAAGCTCGAACAGCGCATCATCGAATCGCGTGTACCGGCGCTGGAGGCCGGCCTGCGCACGCAGCTGGTGGCCTTCGTGCAGAGCCTGCGTGGACTCGATCTGAAGAAAGTGCCGGCGGTCAGCGAGACCATCGACTGGGCGCGCACGCTGTTGTTGCTGCACGCCGCCGAACTCGAGCCGGCACTGGTGCGCCAGACCCTGAACGTGCTGCTCAAATTCCAGGACGACATCGAGCACGTCGACGCCGAGGTGCCGGCACTGACCCGTCAGGCGGCGAAGAACGCGTGA
- a CDS encoding alpha/beta fold hydrolase, whose translation MDCEPAPPARDCVVLLHGLARSARSMRKLEACLAAQGYMVDNLSYPSRRHGIAALADMAVGGALARCRARSPRQIHFVTHSLGGVLVRHHLARHRVERLGRVVMLAPPNQGSEVVDRFGRLPGFHFINGPAGAELGTRADSVPLRLGAVTYPVGVIAGTRSINPLLSTALPSPNDGKVSVERTRVEGMSDFLCVPVSHPFIMRNDAVIEAVLRFLASGAFAPGQA comes from the coding sequence ATGGATTGCGAACCCGCCCCGCCCGCCCGCGACTGCGTGGTGCTGCTGCACGGCCTCGCGCGCAGCGCGCGCTCCATGCGCAAGCTCGAAGCGTGTCTCGCCGCGCAGGGTTACATGGTCGACAACCTCAGCTACCCGTCGCGCCGCCACGGCATCGCCGCGCTGGCTGACATGGCGGTGGGCGGCGCCCTTGCCCGCTGCCGGGCGCGCTCGCCCCGCCAGATCCATTTCGTCACGCACTCGCTGGGCGGCGTGCTGGTGCGGCACCATCTCGCGCGGCATCGCGTCGAGCGGCTGGGGCGCGTGGTCATGCTCGCGCCGCCCAACCAGGGCAGCGAGGTGGTCGACCGCTTCGGTCGCCTGCCGGGCTTTCATTTCATCAACGGCCCGGCCGGCGCCGAGCTCGGCACGCGCGCGGACAGCGTGCCCTTGCGGCTCGGCGCGGTGACTTACCCGGTGGGCGTGATCGCCGGCACGCGCAGCATCAATCCCCTGCTCTCCACCGCCCTGCCGTCACCCAACGACGGCAAGGTGTCCGTCGAGCGCACACGCGTCGAGGGCATGAGCGATTTCCTGTGCGTGCCCGTTTCCCACCCCTTCATCATGCGCAACGACGCGGTCATCGAGGCGGTGCTGCGCTTCCTGGCCAGCGGCGCGTTCGCGCCAGGCCAGGCCTGA
- a CDS encoding ClpX C4-type zinc finger protein: MNDNDEPSPPGAQRLDATPAAAIFKGVPPLCSFCGRGKGEYRHLVAGPKGNICDHCVATARQQLGKGAGDPA; the protein is encoded by the coding sequence ATGAACGACAACGACGAGCCCTCGCCGCCCGGCGCCCAGCGTCTGGACGCCACGCCGGCGGCGGCGATCTTCAAGGGCGTACCGCCGCTGTGTTCCTTTTGCGGCCGCGGCAAGGGCGAATACCGCCATCTCGTCGCCGGCCCCAAGGGCAACATCTGCGACCACTGCGTGGCCACGGCGCGCCAGCAGCTCGGCAAGGGCGCCGGCGACCCGGCGTGA
- a CDS encoding DUF1631 family protein — protein sequence MSSIDTADEAPQATDYRDDIQAASAALRNTIAETEGPLPPAWVVEFMLRSWRRYLVLVHHDNGPSSAAWARAIDCTRRLLQSIVPTESPEKRAQLVRELPRLVTDVKIAIDKAQVEAQERDTSSTSSSSCT from the coding sequence ATGAGTTCTATCGACACAGCCGACGAAGCACCGCAGGCCACGGATTATCGCGACGATATCCAGGCCGCGAGCGCTGCGTTACGCAACACCATTGCCGAGACCGAGGGGCCGTTGCCGCCGGCATGGGTGGTGGAATTCATGCTGCGCAGCTGGCGCCGCTACCTGGTGCTGGTGCACCACGACAACGGGCCTAGTAGTGCGGCCTGGGCGCGCGCCATCGATTGCACACGCCGCCTGTTGCAGAGCATCGTGCCAACCGAGTCGCCGGAGAAGCGCGCGCAATTGGTGCGCGAACTGCCGCGCCTCGTCACCGACGTCAAAATTGCCATCGACAAGGCCCAGGTCGAAGCGCAGGAGCGCGACACTTCCTCGACCAGCTCAAGCTCCTGCACATGA
- a CDS encoding lytic transglycosylase domain-containing protein produces MKYARALIVALLCCAGPAPRAAPTTVEVPLNIPYALVRAQLAERVFIEPEESLHALSDASGCNKLKLSAPKVEGAAAGGMQVAMRVDARGGTPMPGGACLLPFTWRGQVILRESARVGDSPTAIAFRIVDSDIRDESGKKETVPGVMWGWVKQYVHPRIEAFSFELAPLLGGSRELITNALAGAPDFATLCADSLRIAAADGGHDALVTTFAFDMPEVNAAALPPLPHAPLTAHELMAWDQQWQAWDAFATWLIKTVASHAGPALRAALAETLLEARYELRDALANDALDADPVRSLFVHAWQRLTPLLGEAQLSAQGDEALRYLALINAGDALRALDSAGAQVGVRIDQATLRQLARLLLPAVEDEALRYSAAPDPALRELLGLPAELVTAGEPSRSTDWLAWWITPAQAADIDAAGIARLNRWLPSDGDLDAYLATLDALLGDIAEQEQSRAKVQAPFIEVYRTLLRATAWQETCWRQYVREAGRIEPLRSSAGSVGLMQINQHVWRGVYDLNKLAADIGYNARAGNEILVHYLVDFAIKKKEHEVTGDPHNLARAAYAVYNGGPGHLRRYRDPKEPRSLRDIDSAFWKKYQALRARGVEAVKQCYAQ; encoded by the coding sequence ATGAAGTACGCGCGCGCGCTCATCGTGGCGCTGCTGTGCTGCGCCGGCCCGGCGCCGCGCGCCGCGCCGACCACCGTCGAGGTGCCGCTCAACATTCCCTATGCGCTGGTGCGCGCGCAGCTTGCCGAGCGCGTGTTCATCGAGCCTGAAGAAAGCCTGCATGCATTGAGCGATGCGAGCGGCTGCAACAAGTTGAAACTGTCGGCGCCCAAGGTCGAAGGCGCCGCCGCCGGCGGCATGCAGGTCGCGATGCGGGTGGACGCCCGCGGCGGCACACCGATGCCGGGCGGCGCCTGCCTGTTGCCCTTCACCTGGCGCGGCCAGGTGATCCTGCGCGAAAGCGCGCGCGTTGGCGACTCGCCCACCGCGATAGCGTTTCGCATCGTCGATTCCGACATTCGTGACGAGAGCGGCAAGAAGGAAACCGTGCCGGGCGTGATGTGGGGCTGGGTAAAGCAATACGTGCACCCGCGCATCGAGGCCTTCAGCTTCGAACTTGCGCCGCTGTTGGGCGGCAGTCGTGAGCTCATCACCAATGCGCTGGCCGGCGCACCGGATTTCGCCACCCTCTGCGCCGACTCGCTGCGCATAGCAGCCGCCGATGGTGGCCACGACGCGCTGGTCACGACGTTCGCCTTCGACATGCCGGAGGTCAACGCGGCGGCCCTGCCGCCGCTGCCGCACGCGCCGCTGACCGCCCATGAACTCATGGCCTGGGACCAGCAATGGCAGGCTTGGGACGCGTTCGCGACCTGGCTCATCAAGACCGTTGCCAGCCATGCCGGCCCCGCGCTGCGCGCGGCGCTGGCCGAGACCTTGCTCGAGGCGCGTTACGAACTGCGCGACGCGCTCGCCAACGATGCCCTCGATGCCGACCCGGTGCGCAGCCTGTTCGTGCACGCGTGGCAGCGCCTGACGCCGCTCCTCGGCGAAGCGCAGCTGTCGGCGCAGGGTGACGAGGCGCTGCGCTATCTGGCCCTCATCAATGCCGGCGACGCGTTGCGCGCGCTGGACAGCGCCGGTGCGCAGGTTGGCGTGCGTATCGACCAGGCGACGCTGCGCCAACTCGCGCGCCTGCTGTTGCCGGCCGTCGAAGACGAAGCGCTGCGCTATTCCGCGGCGCCGGACCCGGCGCTGCGTGAACTGCTGGGTTTGCCGGCCGAACTGGTGACCGCCGGCGAGCCATCGCGCAGCACCGACTGGCTGGCGTGGTGGATTACACCGGCCCAGGCCGCCGACATCGACGCCGCGGGCATCGCGCGTCTGAATCGCTGGCTGCCGAGCGACGGCGACCTCGATGCCTATCTCGCCACGCTCGACGCCCTGCTCGGCGACATCGCCGAACAGGAGCAAAGCCGCGCCAAGGTGCAAGCGCCTTTCATCGAGGTCTATCGCACGCTGTTGCGCGCCACCGCCTGGCAGGAAACCTGTTGGCGTCAATACGTGAGGGAAGCCGGACGCATCGAGCCGCTGCGATCATCGGCCGGCTCGGTGGGCCTCATGCAGATCAACCAGCACGTGTGGCGCGGCGTGTACGACTTGAACAAGCTCGCCGCCGACATCGGCTACAACGCCCGCGCCGGCAACGAGATCCTGGTGCACTACCTGGTGGATTTCGCGATCAAGAAAAAGGAACACGAGGTGACGGGCGACCCGCACAACCTCGCGCGCGCGGCCTACGCGGTCTACAACGGCGGGCCCGGACACCTGCGTCGCTATCGCGATCCGAAGGAGCCGCGCAGCCTGCGCGACATCGATTCGGCGTTCTGGAAGAAATACCAGGCGCTGCGCGCGCGCGGCGTCGAGGCCGTCAAGCAGTGTTACGCGCAGTGA
- the pdxH gene encoding pyridoxamine 5'-phosphate oxidase yields MAHIVEWLAEAEKKEALEPAAMSVATVDAEGRPSLRMVLLRGIDERGLVFYTNLTSRKADDIRANAHVALCLHWKSMARQVRVEGVAAQVDDAEADAYFASRPRDSQIGAWASKQSHVLEGRFALEARVAKYAARYAIGAVPRPEFWSGFRVTPQRIEFWEDRPFRLHERTLWELGDGAWSSRKLYP; encoded by the coding sequence ATCGCGCACATCGTCGAATGGCTCGCTGAAGCCGAGAAGAAGGAAGCCCTCGAGCCGGCCGCGATGTCGGTCGCGACCGTCGACGCCGAGGGGCGGCCGAGCCTGCGCATGGTGCTGCTGCGCGGCATCGACGAGCGCGGCCTGGTGTTCTACACCAATCTCACCAGCCGCAAGGCCGATGACATTCGCGCCAATGCGCATGTCGCGCTGTGCCTGCACTGGAAGTCCATGGCGCGCCAGGTGCGCGTGGAGGGCGTGGCCGCGCAAGTCGACGACGCCGAGGCCGACGCCTATTTCGCCAGCCGCCCGCGTGATTCGCAGATCGGCGCCTGGGCCTCGAAACAATCCCACGTCCTCGAAGGACGGTTCGCGTTGGAAGCGCGGGTCGCCAAGTACGCGGCACGCTATGCCATCGGCGCGGTACCGAGACCGGAATTCTGGTCAGGCTTTCGCGTCACGCCGCAACGCATCGAGTTCTGGGAGGACCGGCCCTTTCGCCTGCACGAGCGCACGCTGTGGGAACTCGGCGACGGCGCGTGGAGCAGTCGTAAGCTCTATCCTTGA
- a CDS encoding HAD-IA family hydrolase has product MGFKAVLWDFGGVITTSPFDNFNRYEAARGLPLDFIRGVNALNHHDNAWARFESSRCSVEEFDVLFAAETAAAGHEIRGREVIGLLGGDVRPRMVKVLTRCKADYRVACLTNNANAGQGTGMSSTDQQAADVKAVMKLFDVIIESSKEGIRKPDPRIYQMACERIGVTPDAIVYLDDLGINLKPARDMGMTTIKVTSEQQAIDDLGRILGIDFGV; this is encoded by the coding sequence ATGGGTTTCAAGGCAGTGTTATGGGATTTTGGCGGCGTCATCACCACCTCGCCCTTCGACAACTTCAATCGCTACGAGGCCGCGCGCGGCCTGCCGCTCGATTTCATCCGCGGCGTCAATGCGCTCAATCACCATGACAATGCCTGGGCGCGTTTCGAGTCGAGTCGCTGCTCGGTCGAGGAATTCGACGTGCTGTTCGCGGCCGAGACCGCCGCCGCCGGTCACGAGATCCGCGGCCGGGAAGTCATCGGCCTGTTGGGCGGCGATGTGCGGCCGCGCATGGTGAAAGTGCTGACGCGCTGCAAGGCCGACTACCGCGTCGCCTGCCTGACCAACAATGCCAATGCCGGCCAGGGCACCGGCATGTCCAGCACCGATCAGCAGGCCGCGGACGTCAAGGCGGTGATGAAGCTGTTCGATGTCATCATCGAATCGAGCAAGGAAGGCATACGCAAGCCCGATCCGCGCATCTACCAGATGGCCTGCGAGCGTATCGGCGTGACGCCGGACGCGATCGTGTATCTCGACGACCTCGGTATCAATCTCAAGCCGGCGCGCGACATGGGCATGACCACCATCAAGGTCACGTCCGAACAGCAGGCCATCGACGACCTGGGTCGCATCCTCGGTATCGATTTCGGCGTGTGA
- a CDS encoding 3-hydroxybutyrate dehydrogenase — MLKDHVALVTGSTSGIGLGIAEQLAAAGAHVVLNGFADEALVSSLKSRLGALGGGRVEYDGADMRDAEAVRAMVAGVVERHGRLDILVNNAGIQHVAPVEDFPIDKWNDIIAINLSSAFHASAAAIPAMKAARRGRIIMMASAHALAASPFKAAYVAAKHGIAGLTKTIALELAEFGVTCNAICPGYVLTPLVERQIPDTAKARGITEDEVKRDVLLAAQPTKDFVTIAQVASLALYLCRPEAAQITGTTLSMDGGWTAK, encoded by the coding sequence ATGTTGAAAGACCACGTCGCCCTCGTCACCGGTTCCACCAGCGGTATCGGCCTCGGCATCGCCGAACAACTGGCCGCGGCCGGCGCCCATGTCGTCCTGAACGGCTTCGCCGACGAGGCCCTGGTCAGCAGCCTCAAGAGCCGCCTCGGCGCGCTGGGCGGCGGCCGCGTCGAATACGACGGCGCCGACATGCGCGATGCCGAGGCGGTGCGGGCCATGGTGGCGGGGGTCGTCGAACGTCACGGACGTCTCGACATCCTGGTCAACAACGCCGGCATCCAGCACGTGGCGCCGGTCGAGGATTTCCCCATCGACAAGTGGAACGACATCATCGCCATCAACCTGTCGTCGGCCTTCCACGCCAGTGCCGCGGCGATACCGGCCATGAAGGCCGCACGCCGCGGCCGCATCATCATGATGGCCTCGGCCCATGCGCTGGCCGCGTCACCGTTCAAAGCGGCCTATGTCGCCGCCAAGCACGGCATCGCCGGCCTGACCAAGACCATCGCGCTGGAACTCGCGGAGTTCGGCGTGACCTGCAACGCCATTTGTCCGGGCTACGTGCTGACGCCGCTGGTCGAGCGCCAGATTCCCGATACCGCCAAGGCGCGCGGCATCACCGAAGACGAGGTCAAACGCGATGTGCTGCTGGCCGCGCAGCCGACCAAGGACTTCGTCACCATCGCCCAGGTCGCGAGCCTCGCCCTGTACCTGTGCCGGCCGGAAGCGGCGCAGATCACCGGCACGACGCTGTCCATGGACGGAGGCTGGACCGCCAAGTAG
- a CDS encoding tetratricopeptide repeat protein, which translates to MPLVVLSIIVQLALVVHIIKTGRNTTWVFIVLFFPLIGALAYFIIELLPGLTNTRAAKSAQRSLAHAVDPDKALREATEQYAVARTAQNALALAQQHLARGNHAEAKELFERSLSGVHSDDPDLLFGLAEAHFGLGEFAGTLRALDDFKRVNPGKTTQDGHLLYARALQELGRVDEAIDEFRALVGYAAGPEPSCRLAMLLKAQGHDDEARALYEAVVARSKTAGKHYNTLYREWVNQARRECQA; encoded by the coding sequence GTGCCCTTGGTCGTCCTTTCCATCATCGTGCAGCTGGCGCTGGTCGTGCACATCATCAAGACCGGACGCAACACCACCTGGGTGTTCATCGTGCTGTTCTTCCCGCTGATCGGCGCGCTGGCCTATTTCATCATCGAGCTGCTGCCCGGGCTGACCAACACGCGCGCCGCGAAGTCCGCCCAGCGCAGCCTCGCCCACGCCGTGGATCCGGACAAGGCGCTGCGCGAGGCGACCGAGCAATACGCCGTGGCGCGCACCGCGCAGAACGCCCTGGCGCTGGCCCAGCAGCACCTGGCGCGCGGCAATCACGCCGAAGCCAAGGAACTGTTCGAACGTTCCCTGTCTGGTGTGCACAGCGACGATCCCGATCTGCTGTTCGGCCTTGCCGAGGCGCATTTCGGTCTCGGTGAATTCGCCGGCACGCTGCGTGCGCTCGACGACTTCAAGCGCGTCAATCCGGGCAAGACCACCCAGGACGGCCACCTCCTGTATGCGCGCGCGCTGCAGGAGCTGGGGCGCGTCGACGAAGCCATCGACGAGTTCCGCGCACTGGTCGGCTATGCCGCCGGCCCCGAACCGAGTTGCCGGCTTGCCATGCTGTTGAAGGCGCAAGGTCACGACGACGAGGCGCGTGCCCTCTACGAAGCGGTTGTGGCGCGCAGCAAGACTGCCGGCAAGCACTACAACACGCTCTATCGCGAGTGGGTGAACCAGGCCCGCCGCGAATGCCAGGCCTGA
- a CDS encoding MOSC domain-containing protein, whose product MPALHDLPTAVLGLYAGGVAPLAGGRPSAIIKRALAGEVRLGALGLAGDAQADRRLHGGPDKALHQFPSEHYVRLAAAFPAIGELLAPGSIGENIASLGMTEDTVCLGDVYRFDAARIQVTQPRRPCGKIDRRYGVDGLARYIEQQGCCGWYFRVLEEGTVRAGASLTLLERQPEAISLADFHATLREARPPLARLERLAAMEVLGGEWLKRLRSRLEWLLRHT is encoded by the coding sequence ATGCCCGCGCTTCACGACCTGCCCACCGCCGTGCTCGGTCTGTATGCCGGCGGCGTCGCGCCGCTGGCCGGCGGACGGCCGAGCGCCATCATCAAGCGCGCGCTGGCCGGCGAGGTGCGCCTCGGCGCCCTGGGCCTGGCCGGCGATGCCCAGGCCGACCGGCGCCTGCACGGCGGCCCGGACAAGGCCCTGCACCAGTTTCCGAGCGAGCATTATGTGCGGCTCGCCGCGGCCTTCCCCGCGATCGGGGAACTGCTCGCGCCGGGTTCCATCGGCGAGAATATCGCCAGCCTCGGCATGACCGAGGACACGGTGTGCCTGGGCGACGTCTACCGCTTTGACGCGGCGCGCATCCAGGTCACCCAGCCGCGCCGTCCGTGCGGCAAGATAGACCGGCGCTACGGCGTCGACGGACTGGCCAGGTACATCGAACAGCAAGGTTGTTGCGGCTGGTACTTCCGCGTGCTCGAGGAAGGCACGGTGCGCGCGGGCGCCAGCCTGACGCTGCTCGAACGACAGCCCGAAGCCATCAGCCTGGCCGACTTCCACGCCACGCTGCGCGAAGCGCGGCCGCCGCTGGCGCGGCTCGAGCGCCTGGCCGCCATGGAGGTGCTGGGCGGCGAATGGCTCAAACGACTGCGCAGCCGCCTCGAGTGGCTGCTGCGCCATACATGA